Genomic window (Oryza sativa Japonica Group chromosome 3, ASM3414082v1):
ctctcctctagctttgcttgtttgagccgctataggtctagttgctgtttgtgctagcatattcttgttgtaggCAACTAGATCTAGGATTTACTTTGCTATTTGTGCTGACTCcaaaaattttcggatatatccgaaattTTCGGAAATATCCGAAATTTTCGGAAATATCCGAAAATTACTGCTTCCGCTTTTAATTGATTTTTTGAactagcctattcaccccccctctaggcctaattgacactttcaacgactactgcctggtcctcgaccagcgatgtagcgtttctcccactacttccactttaagtggtcgagttacgactactgcctggtcctcgaccagcgatgtagcgattctcccattacccctgcttcaacaaagttgatatcaggtgcACAAGattgccaagtgttttacccagagatcccttaccacaaaagacacctagcgttgaaacctatcctaatgtccctttacgccgtcttgacaaaacctctgaggaacctaagggaacttcggctggggacgcccagagcggataaggcttTGTCGAATCCTTCAGAgatgaaagaccatgtaagatctggtcgtgtaagagttctcgccgtgcgtattaaccaagccgtgtaatcggaaattgagtttttcatcttcatggctgggggctaggatcagtgcttattcaaccaaggcaggtcaaaggttcAAGAGCCTTATCTTTCGAGAATgattctccgatgacaaggctgggggctagggagagtgtatgactctacaaactgaTTGATCGgagtcggtaagagagaagacgctcatatacaaaacactggaaaattctattcgacattgacgAAGGCTCCATGTCTCTgcggttctacaccaagatcgactaaggcgagtacgacaaatgttgacaaagctccgtcgcagactctacgccttctcgatcgctcgagaacggttgctagatctcgacaaggaatacagaatgaagagatggtgtacccgccgagataaaatttcttgacttcaatccaaattctcgattacagcaagacgggagacttagtcgtacgctatgtactttcttggttgacgtcggagattgactcagacaaaccctttaggtgcccgcacgaggctgacaaaggaagtctaacgttatctctgaactcaccgagaacggtcacatgagctcgataacagttactccaaggTCTGCGCGCgcttgagaatatgaattcgttcatttgcattgaagtcgggggctactgtcaaggttatggataccacatacctaatagtagttgactaaatctcggcaggacccaccacataccatgtcctatacgggaACAACctacggatataggaggagttccgcataaggaaaaacaaccagagttctacatggaaacgacaaggactactcggattctatccatattggtttccctagttctacttggacaaggggacacctatgggtataaatacaagaacccctaggaggagagggggacaACAAATCGACGACCACcacaatcaacacccaccacaatctactggacaacatacaagccaacatacgccaagacaagacgccggatatcgacttcagggacaagcacggctagtcccctatggtgtctccggatactgtcaggagagacgaaagcgctatctctgatctcgccgggcacggattcgaggaggaagactaccctgttgtcgactacgagtcagaccttcagaccgccatgtcgacaatagTTAAAcaggctaccccacatattgtactggtgttattatggtgaataaagagcaacaccggcttcggccaataggatgtaggattattacctgacaattcaggggcccgaacctgtataaaaatccctgtctccatctctttaatctcagtctcgcgtatatcctagcaccggcgatccccatactatgcaaataccataattgcgacatcaaacgtcgacacatgGAGTGACTCGTTAAGAGGTTTTTAAGTttcgaaaaataaatttaaaggaTTTTCCGCACAAattgaattgatttcttattaATCCTATGGAGTTCCTACGTCCGAAAGGAGCCTTAAACTCTAGCCTTTGAATCCACTCAAACAGCCTCTGCCAAATTATCTATGTAGACACATATACATACTGAAACATGTCAGGGAAAAAAACACACTCATTGGAAAattgcagaaaaaaaatgttcatcATCTAGGTGAACTTGAATTATAAATGTCTACGATTAAAAAAAGATCACACTTAAGTTACAACTTGctaaaaattaattattaattttggaATAAAATTAATAAGATGCTAAATTGAAAGTTGGAAACAAATACAACTTCATatataaatttcaaaacatGGAATTGTTAACTATTCAAAATATCTAAGATTAAGACTCCAAGTTGGTTAAAGTACCGTTGCTACCATTGTGGTGATTGTTGAGGACTTGAGGTGAACTACCATTGTTACAAATTGTGGCGATTGTTGTAAGTTCATGGATTAGAGCTTAACAACTACTGTAGTTGGTAAATGCTGAATATGCTCTAATATCATTTGATGCAATTATTATCTATCATTGAATTTAAAACTCGTCATCTTTTGCTGAAGGTCAGTGCCAAAGGAAATCCCTTCATATGATAGAAGACACTCGGTTACACACAAGTATGCACAAGACGAGTTGAATTGCATAAGAGATTTCTCCTATTTAAAAacagtactacctccatcccaaaaaaatttatttttgggaCCGAGGTAGTAACATGCTGCCATAGATATGATGTCCTCAATATCAGCTTTTCGTATGGTTTTGGCTCATTACTGTTTCTCCtactattttttgtttgtttggatgAACGAGGAATTGAACACCAAACTAGCCAAATTTTATGCATAATTTGTTGGAGGCTAATTTATTAAAGTAGAATGTAAAATTATTATATCAATCTTGCATTTATTTCTAAATGTACAATTGTACTTCTTATATAGCTTTGGTAGTTATGCGCAATCAATTTTCATCATTATAATCTAGACCTACCATACACTACGGAGTACTTGATAGTGGATATTTCTCTTTGTCTTCAATTAATATGGTACAAGACTTCAGGAGTGAACGTGGCCTTGGCCTTGGCAAACAAATTGAATAACTGTCCTTGTCTATCAGTAGGATTTTGTCTCTAACACAGGAGTGTGTCTTTTACACTGTATCTTGaagaataaattcatttttctcAGTAACAGATAAAGAAGTAGACATAATCATATTCTTTGATTTATGATGTAAACTCAGAATGTTATAATAACAAAGAAAAATGCCCAGCTAATACTGTCAATGCAATTGGCTTCTACGTAACAGACCTTCGTATATGCTTATGAAAAGCAAACTAGGTTTAGTTTCTTTCCTTTCCATCCTTTGTATTGACCCACTTCTATGGATGAGACTGAACTGAAGATTGCGTTATGCTACCAATCATGTCAAGAGCAATGCAGGGCTGATCAACAGGTACCTGCATAAAAAATGTGTACACTCATATTTTACAGTCCAGATTGGTGCAGTTTTCAATTAGCACACAAAACATAAAAGGtctaataacttttttttttcaaaagaatgcTTACAAAATGGCCAGCTCCAAGGATCCAGTAGAAATGCAGGTTTTTGTAGGATCTGACAAAGCCCTTTGTGACTTCACTAGAGCCACAATGTAGAGGCTGCCTTGGCAATCTCAAGAAGTTCTTCAGCCCATCCCATCTGAAAGAAATGATCAAGTGAGGAGCTTAGACACATTTCTATATTTCTTGGAGAAAAACTGGCAAAAGGGTCAATGGAAACCAAAACTCTTACTTGAGCTTCTGAACCCATGCTTCTGCACCAACCGTTGAGCAGATCACATCGAGCTTCAGACAGAAGAAAATTATACTGAATTTAGTACTTGAAATAACAGCTTGGGGTGATTCCGAGCCACAAGTGGTAACAATGCATTGttctaatcaaatttatattttcctataataattataattttgcaagtcAGGACTCATGACCAATTAATCCACTGAAAACATTTTGTCAATATCATCCCTAAACACATTGTTCTACTGATACTTATCATTGTTGCTACCTTTGTTTAACCaaacaattattattattattattattattattattattattattattattattattattattattattattattattattattattattatttgtctAGTACTAAGCATTATCTTCTGGTTGTTCACGGCATGACGAAGCAGCAGAAGAGCCAATCTCCCATGCAAGTCTAACGCATGGATtacatttcacaaaaaaaagagaggagaaaataaagaaaaataaaagtatgGTATGGTATCAGAAAGCAGACGCCTGTATCCAGGCATTGTCATGGCCTGAAGAAGATGTCACGCCATGGCTAGATTCCAAACGAGGCCCAAGAAACGGACGAGGAGAAGCAGCTCATCGACACTAGAAAGTTGAACCGAAGCAGCAAACCATGTGCAGCTTCCTTCCTTTGCTCAAACTTGAAAGTGATTCAGGAACAGCCTCACTATAATATCAGCATATTTTGGACGGACTCAAAGAGGATAGAAGTCCTAAGTCTAACGTCTCTGAGTTCAGAAGTTACTCCCTTTTATACTCTTTTGTTACACTTTTTTTAATGGCTAACTCTTCCTTGTATGATTCTAAGTAACATAATGGAAGTTCATTGATAATGTTATGGAACTAGTTTCGAGTGCAGTATACTAACAATAGTTGCACATGGAAAATAATGTTTTGTATAGCTAACCTGTCCATTGTACACCGTCACATTGACGCCATACGACAGGAGCTCATCGACCTGCAGGAGATGACAATGCATAATTATCATGATACTGGCAATCTCAGAAGAAGTTTCAGTTTTACGAAGGAAGAATTAATCCCAGAAACGCATCATTTGCGATCTGGTTCTAGTTCGGTTCACCTCCTGAATTCTCGGCTTCATGAAGTCATTGATCAGCGCATTGTAGACCGTGTAGGACTGCTCCTCCCATCTGCACATCATCAAGAACAGGCAACGCTATGAACTACTGATGAAAGGTATATTTTCTGAACATCTTGTTCGTATCCACCAGACACATTCTGATGTGAAGAATTTAGACTATCTCAGAGAAAGGACATATTCACGAATTTGCAGTTTTTCAGGCAGTGAGCTGATTCCTATCATATCATGTATGACAGCTTCGAGTTCTAATCAATGATCACTGAATTTTACCTCATGGTTTCTGAGTTCTGATCAGTGATCACCAAAGTTTCAGACGTGGTTTAATTTCTGTCCGGCAAAAACAAAATCAGGGGTGGTAAAAACAGTGAAGAAGCTCACTCACACAACGTCTTTAGGGATGATCTTGAGCTTCTCCTTGATGGCTCCATTCATGACGCTTCGAATGGAGTCTCCGACGGACAGCTTGCTGTCCAGGTACGCCGAGTACGCCGGCGGGAAGCTCCTCGCCGGagcagcgccggcggcgaccgggtcCATCCCGGTGTCGAGCAGGAAGTTGTACACGTCCTAGAAGCAGACCACAACCATCGACGACGAACAAATTCATGGACAGATTAcgaggtagaagaagaagaaaatttcAAGATTATATTACCACGTGGCCGCTGCTGGCGACGATCGAGGTGAGCATGCTGCTCAGCGCGTACTGCGCCAGCTTCCACTGCCCCGATGCGATGCGCTGCTTCACCACCTGTGCTTTCCTGATCGATCGATGAACAATTggagatgggtttaagagaaGTCAGTCAAGTGAAGTGAAGCTCTTGTCATGCAGCCATGGCGACGCAGAGAATGAGAGAATGCATGTTTGGTCGAGAACAGAAGCTAACTTGCTCGCGCTGTCGGCGCCATTGCTGTCCAGCCTCGACACCTGCCGCAGAAGCGGCCCGTACGACAGCTGCATCGATCGCCATGGTTGTCGACGAGTGAGAGATCGATCATGAATGGATCAGTGGCGAGAGCGAGGGAGTGACACTGACCGCGAAATCCTCCGGCGAGATCCAGCTGTCGCCGAGCgccacgccggcgagcgtgaGCTTGAGGCCGCCGGCGCGGATGGCCCGGGCGAGGGAGACGCCGAGCGTGGCGGCGTACTTGCCGCCGTAGGACTCGGCGACGAGGAACAGCGGGCTGCTCTGCAGGGTGGGTATCTCCTTGGCGGCGAGCGCCCTGAGCAGCGCCGCcaggtccgccgccgcctcgccgtccgtCGTGACGAGCAGCGCGTCGTCCTCCACGTAGCTGTATCCTGTCCCCACCGGGTTGTCCTGCAGAGCGTAGAGCTTCAGCTTCAGCCATGATAATTTAGCAGAGAGGTTGGAGATCGAGAGAAAGcatggcgacgacgaggagttcGTGTTCCTGACCACGAAGATGAGGTCGGCCTTCTGCAGCCACGTCGAGCCGCGCGGCTTCAGGTCGCCGTCCAGCGGGCCGACCTCCAGGAAGTTGCCGAGCCCGACGCCCGACGCtccctgctcctcctccgacgacgacgacatgatCGATTAGCGTTCTTGAGCTCAAACATGATTAGAATTCAGGTGAAGAGAAGTGTGTACCGGGCCGCCTTGCAGCCAGAGGATGGTCGGCCATGGCTTCCCCCCCGGCGACGACACCCGCTGCGGGCTCCTGTAGTACCACCAGAACAGGTGCGCctctgcgacggcggcggcgcgtcgaggAAGATGATAAGAGTCAGTCGAGTCACAGCAGCAGAGGATAGGGTAGGGTAGGGTAGAGCGTCGCGGGTGTTGCGTTGCGTACTTGGCCGGACTTGGACGTATCCCCAGCGCTCGGAGCCGTCGTTGGTGCCGCCGGAGATGgcagcgccgccgtcgagctgAAGAAGGGTGATGAGGCAGAGGATGCAGAGCAGAGGAAGAGCGTGTGTGTCCATCTTCAGATACAGCAGAAAGAGCGCGAACTCGCGGCGGTGCATGAAATGGTATAAACAGGCATCCTATCTAGAACAATTTACGCAACAACTGAACAATGTTTGTAACTTGACACGTGTCATTTCGTAATTAGTCGGCTAACCCATTAATTTGAGGGGAAAAAATAACCCCAcatattattattttcatacgATTACAACACAGACGTATACATACACCACACACATACTAGTGACAGTAAGCACATGATGTGTGGTTTATCCTGAGATCCTGTGTACAATCCCCAATACGCTCATAATTTCTTTTTAAGAATTGTTTGGATGGATGTCTCTTCCTCCAAAcctagtttcttttttttttataaatccCTGACCTCACactatgtcttttttttttacacgacCTCACACTATGTTAGTTACACAACAAATCAATTCATTCAACAATATACAACCTCATGTGCATAGGAATGTGTTCGTAACGTTTTCTATTTTTTGAAATGTTCGTAACGGTTGTTAGAACCATCCAAACTGCATGGATACTCTGATAGGATCATAGGAACAACTCAGCACTTGTGATTGTCCTAGTTTTTGTCCATATAAAACTGTAGCCTCTTGTATCCATGGATGACCACGGAACATAAGCTATAGTATAGCCGGGAAGAATAAAAAACGCAGAAACAACTACAAACTTGTCAGTAGGATAATCTCATATACTATTTGGTAACTTGCAGCAAGAGCATATATAGCTAAAACAATGGACAAGAACAGCAGGGGCTCCATGACGAAGTCTCCGAGTCCGAGCTTGAGCTGAAACACACGCAACACCACTTGACGGTGCTGGGTGCAGTGCAGGGGTGGCTTTGTCCGTGCATGCAGCTGGCCTTGTTCTGCGGCGCACGATTCATATATTCAGGTTCAGCAGCAGCACATTCAGCTCTCGGCAAAGGCATGTGTTCTTCAGTTCAGAGAGGGTATGGGCAGAGTGAAGAGCACGCGCCTGAAATCGCGCAGGGGTCCAGTGCAGATGACATGTATGGTGCTTCACAGCTGCAGGATG
Coding sequences:
- the LOC4333028 gene encoding serine carboxypeptidase-like 51 isoform X2, whose product is MATLALCVLTLLQLSGGGVAAISGGTNDGSERWGYVQVRPKAHLFWWYYRSPHRASSPGKPWPTILWLQGGPGASGVGLGNFLEVGPLDGDLKPRGSTWLQKADLIFVDNPVGTGYSYVEDDALLVTTDGEAAADLAALLRALAAKEIPTLQSSPLFLVAESYGGKYAATLGVSLARAIRAGGLKLTLAGVALGDSWISPEDFALSYGPLLRQVSRLDSNGADSASKKAQVVKQRIASGQWKLAQYALSSMLTSIVASSGHVDVYNFLLDTGMDPVAAGAAPARSFPPAYSAYLDSKLSVGDSIRSVMNGAIKEKLKIIPKDVVWEEQSYTVYNALINDFMKPRIQEVDELLSYGVNVTVYNGQLDVICSTVGAEAWVQKLKWDGLKNFLRLPRQPLHCGSSEVTKGFVRSYKNLHFYWILGAGHFVPVDQPCIALDMIGSITQSSVQSHP
- the LOC4333028 gene encoding serine carboxypeptidase-like 51 isoform X1 — protein: MHRREFALFLLYLKMDTHALPLLCILCLITLLQLDGGAAISGGTNDGSERWGYVQVRPKAHLFWWYYRSPQRVSSPGGKPWPTILWLQGGPGASGVGLGNFLEVGPLDGDLKPRGSTWLQKADLIFVDNPVGTGYSYVEDDALLVTTDGEAAADLAALLRALAAKEIPTLQSSPLFLVAESYGGKYAATLGVSLARAIRAGGLKLTLAGVALGDSWISPEDFALSYGPLLRQVSRLDSNGADSASKKAQVVKQRIASGQWKLAQYALSSMLTSIVASSGHVDVYNFLLDTGMDPVAAGAAPARSFPPAYSAYLDSKLSVGDSIRSVMNGAIKEKLKIIPKDVVWEEQSYTVYNALINDFMKPRIQEVDELLSYGVNVTVYNGQLDVICSTVGAEAWVQKLKWDGLKNFLRLPRQPLHCGSSEVTKGFVRSYKNLHFYWILGAGHFVPVDQPCIALDMIGSITQSSVQSHP
- the LOC4333028 gene encoding serine carboxypeptidase-like 51 isoform X3, with product MHRREFALFLLYLKMDTHALPLLCILCLITLLQLDGGAAISGGTNDGSERWGYVQVRPKAHLFWWYYRSPQRVSSPGGKPWPTILWLQGGPGASGVGLGNFLEVGPLDGDLKPRGSTWLQKADLIFVDNPVGTGYSYVEDDALLVTTDGEAAADLAALLRALAAKEIPTLQSSPLFLVAESYGGKYAATLGVSLARAIRAGGLKLTLAGVALGDSWISPEDFALSYGPLLRQVSRLDSNGADSASKKAQVVKQRIASGQWKLAQYALSSMLTSIVASSGHDVYNFLLDTGMDPVAAGAAPARSFPPAYSAYLDSKLSVGDSIRSVMNGAIKEKLKIIPKDVVWEEQSYTVYNALINDFMKPRIQEVDELLSYGVNVTVYNGQLDVICSTVGAEAWVQKLKWDGLKNFLRLPRQPLHCGSSEVTKGFVRSYKNLHFYWILGAGHFVPVDQPCIALDMIGSITQSSVQSHP